A single genomic interval of Dromiciops gliroides isolate mDroGli1 chromosome 1, mDroGli1.pri, whole genome shotgun sequence harbors:
- the TNFRSF12A gene encoding tumor necrosis factor receptor superfamily member 12A isoform X2, which produces MALGPLVALVALTVLRLTRGEPASAPSPCPQGSSWSPDLDKCMDCSSCPARPYSDFCPGCTTAPPPPFPLLWPVLGGTLGLMLILGLLSGLLVWRQCRRKEKFTTPIEETGGEGCPGTALIQ; this is translated from the exons ATGGCTCTGGGACCGCTAGTGGCACTAGTGGCGCTGACCGTGCTGAGATTGACTCGCGGGGAGCCAGCCTCAG CACCCTCCCCCTGTCCTCAGGGCAGTTCTTGGAGCCCAGACCTGGACAAGTGCATGGACTGTTCCTCGTGTCCAGCTCGACCCTACAGTGACTTTTGCCCTGGCT gcacTACAGCACCTCCACCTCCTTTTCCTCTGCTGTGGCCAGTCTTGGGGGGCACACTAGGGCTGATGCTCATTTTAGGGCTCCTTTCTGGCCTTCTGGTATGGAGACAGTGCAGGAGGAAAGAGAAGTTCACCA CCCCCATTGAAGAGACAGGGGGAGAAGGATGTCCAGGCACAGCTTTGATCCAGTAA
- the CLDN6 gene encoding claudin-6 translates to MASAGLQLLGMILAILGWIASLVACAMPMWKITAFIGNNIVVAQVTWEGLWMSCVVQSTGQMQCKVYDSLLALPHDVQAARALTVITLLLGLVGLLIYLAGAKCTTCIEEEEPKARLVLTSGIIFLISAVLILIPLCWTAHVIIRDFYNPLVAEAQKRELGHSLYVGWAAAALFLLGGGLLCCTCPSGSSRGTNNYIARYSASAPPPGGSRGPSEYPTKNYV, encoded by the coding sequence ATGGCTTCAGCCGGCCTCCAGCTCCTGGGCATGATCCTTGCAATACTGGGCTGGATAGCATCCCTAGTGGCTTGCGCCATGCCCATGTGGAAAATCACAGCCTTCATTGGCAATAACATCGTAGTAGCCCAGGTTACATGGGAAGGCCTCTGGATGTCTTGTGTGGTCCAGAGCACCGGTCAGATGCAGTGCAAGGTATATGACTCTCTGCTGGCCCTGCCTCATGATGTGCAAGCAGCCAGAGCTCTCACTGTCATCACTCTGCTTTTGGGCCTGGTAGGCCTGCTGATCTACCTCGCTGGGGCCAAGTGTACCACGTGTATAGAAGAAGAGGAGCCAAAAGCCCGACTGGTACTGACTTCTGggatcattttcctcatctcggCAGTCCTGATCCTGATCCCTCTGTGCTGGACCGCCCACGTGATCATCAGGGACTTTTACAACCCCCTGGTGGCTGAGGCTCAGAAACGGGAGCTGGGACACAGCCTGTATGTGGGCTGGGCGGCTGCAGCCCTTTTTCTCCTAGGTGGGGGGTTACTGTGCTGCACTTGCCCCTCAGGCAGCTCAAGGGGCACAAACAATTACATAGCCCGATACTCTGCCTCCGCCCCTCCCCCAGGGGGCTCccgaggtccttctgaatacccAACCAAGAATTACGTGTGA
- the TNFRSF12A gene encoding tumor necrosis factor receptor superfamily member 12A isoform X1, whose protein sequence is MNTSTPILRNTRNPESPVLLLFLRNLGIGTVWFFIAWAPSPCPQGSSWSPDLDKCMDCSSCPARPYSDFCPGCTTAPPPPFPLLWPVLGGTLGLMLILGLLSGLLVWRQCRRKEKFTTPIEETGGEGCPGTALIQ, encoded by the exons ATGAACACCTCCACTCCCATTCTAAGAAACACAAGGAACCCGGAAAGTCCAGTCTTGCTTCTGTTCCTTCGGAATCTGGGAATCGGAACCGTCTGGTTCTTCATTGCATGGG CACCCTCCCCCTGTCCTCAGGGCAGTTCTTGGAGCCCAGACCTGGACAAGTGCATGGACTGTTCCTCGTGTCCAGCTCGACCCTACAGTGACTTTTGCCCTGGCT gcacTACAGCACCTCCACCTCCTTTTCCTCTGCTGTGGCCAGTCTTGGGGGGCACACTAGGGCTGATGCTCATTTTAGGGCTCCTTTCTGGCCTTCTGGTATGGAGACAGTGCAGGAGGAAAGAGAAGTTCACCA CCCCCATTGAAGAGACAGGGGGAGAAGGATGTCCAGGCACAGCTTTGATCCAGTAA